GAAGGAGCTGAAgtgctgctccaggccctgctCGTCCGTGTCGTAGTTGAGGCCCCCCACGAACAACTTCCCCTCCTCGCCGCCATGCGTGGGGGGGCGGGGCTGGCCGTGACGTCATAGGGCggggcccagcccctgtgatgaCGTAATGACCTGCCCACAAAGCGGATTCTGACGTCACAACCCCGCAAAAGACTCCCCCGTGACGCCATAGCCCTCCCGTCTGCCTCGTGCCTGATGACGTCACGCCACAGCGACTCTCCATGACGTCACCCGCCCTCCCACGCGGCCTCCCGTGACGTCACACCCCGAATGACATCACCGCAAACCCCCCCCGCGCCCTCCAGTGACGTCACACCCCCTCAGCGCCCCCCCAATCCCATCAGGTCCTCGCGTCCCCTCCTGCTGACGTCACGCAGCGTCCCCCCGTGACGTCACGGCCGCCCCCACGTGGTTCCCCCCCCTccgcccccccccaccccggccACGTGGGCGCCCCCGGAAGTgccgctccccgccgcccgCGCGCGCATGCGCAGAGCCCGCGCGGCCCTCAGGGCGGCGAGGCGGGAAAAGGAGCGGAAAAAGAGTggggggggaagggaaaagagcGGCCCGGGAGCAGCGAAAGGCGCGATTATCGCGAcagaaggagggggagaagcGAGAAGAGTCGCGACAGGAGCGGCCCAGCCTCACCCGAGCGGCGCCGGACGGGCCCGGAATGaggccgcgcccgccccgccccgccgcttTTAACCAGCTCCGCCCCCCACGTGACCGCAGCGCCGCCACGCCATTGGCTGCCTGCTTTTGGCCACGCCCCTTGGGCGCGTGGAAGAGGACCATTGTGGCGGGAGGGGGGGAAGGGGAGCGCGTGGAATGGCGGGAAGGCGCGGGGGgagggggggtccccggggctttttggggtccccgggggggttttggggtccccggagggttttggggtcccggggCTCTCACGGGGCGGTTTTGGGGCGCCGGGGGCGCTTTGGGGTCACAGACGCTCACGCCGCTCCCGGGGAGGTTTTAATGGTCCGGTCCCGTTACAgaaacgccgcggccccgcccccttccccctccccccgtGACGTCATAAAGGAGGTGGGGCtcgccccgcccctccccccgcaGGCTCCgtgcccctcccccccccatTGCGGTCAGgggcccctcccccctcccgaCCTGGGGGCGGGGCCACGGAGACTCCGCCCCCCCCCGCAGCGCCAAAGCCCCGCCCCTCGCCGAgccaggccccgcccccgcagAGCCAGGCCCCCGCCCCCAcgggcggggagggggaggggcggTCCTGAGtgagggctgggggaggggcAGGAACCTCGGAGTAACCCTGGAGTAACGTGAGAGTAACCCTGGGGTGAAACTTCACCTTGGAGCAACCTCGGAGTAACCCTGGAGTAAAGTGTCAGCCTGGAGTAACGTGAGAGTAACCCCAGAGTAAAACCACCCCGAAGTGTCGGCCTGGAGTAAAGCGTGAGTAACCCGGAGTAAAACGTTCACCTCGGAGTAAGACGTCACCTCAAAGTGTCACCTCGGAGTAAAGTGGGAGTAACCCCGGAGTAACGTGTCAGCCTGGAGTGAAGTGGGAGTAACCCTTGAGTAGCGTCTGCTCAGCCCCTCAGGGTCGGAGTAACCTCGGAGTAACCTCAGAGTAAACCTCGGAGTAAGAGCTGAGTGTAAAGGGTGAGTATCTGTGAAGTATCCTCGGAGTATCCTCGGAGTATCCTCAGAGTAAAGGCTGGAGCAGCGCGGCGAGCGGGGCTGGAGTAAGGTGTGAGTAAAGTCTGAGCAACCTCTGAGTAGCggggggaggggctgggcaggagggggagGGGCTGAGTAAAGGGGGAGTaaccccagccctgaggggcgggGCCATGCAAGGCCGGAGTAACCTCGGAGTAAAGGCTGAGTAAGGGCTGAGTAACATCCAAGTAAAGGCTGAATGACCTCTGAATAGAGGCTGAGTAAGCTCGGAGTAAGGGCGGAGTAAGGGCGGAGCAAAGGCCAAGAGGAGCAAAGCACCCGGAGTAAGGGCTGAGTAAAGGCTGAGTAAGGGCTGAGTAAGGTGTGAGTAGCGCAAAAGGACCGAAAACAACCCAGAAAGGGGGAGCTGAGCAAGGCCGGAGTAAGGAGCTGAGTAAGTCTGGAGTAAGTTCTGCCTGCAGGTCCAAGTACCTCAAAGGCTGAGTAAGCTCGGAGTAAACGCGGAGTAAACGCGGAGTGAGGATCTCCAGGAGGAGCCCGGAGTAAGAGCTGAGTAAAGGCCCCGCCCTGGCCGTGAGTAACTCGGGAGTAAAGTCTGAGTAGGAATCAAGTCCTGAGCAGGCTCTGAGAACCTGGAGTAACTCAGGAGTAACTCAGGAGTAAccgagagcaggagcagagaacGGCTGAGGAGTAACCCTAGAGTAACCCTGGAGTAGGGCAGGGGTGGCCCACAGCTGGGCCTGAGCTGCCTTGGAGTAAAGTCTGAGTAACTCTGGAGTAACCTGGGCCCAGCCTTGGAGTAAAGTCTGAGCAACCCTGGAGTAACCCTGGAGTAACCATGGAGTAACCTGGGCTCAACCTTGGCGTGCAGGCTGAGTAACCATGGAGTAGAGTTGTGGTAATCCTGGAGTAACCACAGAGTAACAATGGAGTGGAGTGGGTCCAGCCTTGGAGTAAAGTTGGAGTAAAGTCTGAGTAACCCTGGAGTAACCTGGGCCCAGCCTTGGAGTAAAGTCTGAGTAACCCCAGAGTAAAATCTGAGTAACCCTGGAGTAACCCCGGAGTAACCAGGGCCCAGCCTTGGAGTAAAGTCTGAGTAACCCCAAAGTAACCCTGGAGTAACCAGGGCCCAGCCTCGCGGGGAACCCTCCCAGGAGACGCCGCAGCCCCGAGTAACCCTGGAGTAAAGCCCGAGTAAGCTCCGAGTAAGCGCCCCTCCCCCACTCCCCctcaggccccgccccctcaggccccgcccccggggGGAGGGGCCGATATAGACTCTGATTTATAATATTgccttgaaaaaataaaactcgACGTAAACCGGGGGggagaccccccccaaaaaatgggggggaccccaaaaatggggaggggaccccaaaaaacggggaggggaccccaaatcccccccagaccccc
This is a stretch of genomic DNA from Passer domesticus isolate bPasDom1 unplaced genomic scaffold, bPasDom1.hap1 HAP1_SCAFFOLD_318, whole genome shotgun sequence. It encodes these proteins:
- the LOC135292377 gene encoding uncharacterized protein LOC135292377, whose translation is MLSSARTAAAPPRTPQIWGWGPPKKLHNVGDAPKSPLPHLRNCCWILGGGFTWDPHSGGVWGGFGVPSPFFGVPSPFLGSPPFFGGGLPPGLRRVLFFQGNIINQSLYRPLPPGAGPEGAGPEGEWGRGAYSELTRALLQGYSGLRRLLGGFPARLGPGYSGVTPGLLRFYSGVTQTLLQGWAQVTPGLLRLYSNFTPRLDPLHSIVTLWLLQDYHNSTPWLLSLHAKVEPRLLHGYSRVTPGLLRLYSKAGPRLLQSYSDFTPRQLRPSCGPPLPYSRVTLGLLLSRSLLLLSVTPELLLSYSRFSEPAQDLIPTQTLLPSYSRPGRGLYSALTPGSSWRSSLRVYSAFTPSLLSL